From a region of the Lentilactobacillus curieae genome:
- a CDS encoding YigZ family protein, with protein sequence MADKTLLTIKQNGIHELDIKKSNFICNLRRIKDEDDAKRQLAEITKEHAKATHNCYAYVLGENNEIQRESDNGEPSGTAGVPILEVLKKTEVKNVLAVVTRYFGGIKLGAGGLIRAYSNSASTAIESVGIVQLLDKKVISLTVEYPLFDKLNYYLEENDYPLEGTEYTDKVTVKVAVDDDKVDSFLTTITNLLADKFSSSIGETKIFEVDYHRE encoded by the coding sequence TTGGCAGATAAAACATTACTCACAATCAAACAAAATGGAATCCACGAACTTGATATAAAAAAATCTAATTTCATCTGTAATCTGCGGAGAATTAAAGATGAAGATGATGCTAAACGACAATTAGCAGAAATCACAAAGGAGCACGCAAAAGCAACCCACAACTGTTACGCTTACGTTCTTGGTGAAAACAACGAAATTCAACGAGAAAGTGACAACGGTGAACCATCAGGAACTGCAGGTGTTCCAATTTTGGAAGTTTTAAAGAAAACTGAGGTTAAAAACGTCTTGGCGGTGGTGACTAGATATTTTGGTGGGATCAAGCTGGGGGCCGGAGGATTAATCCGGGCATATAGTAATTCTGCTTCAACCGCAATTGAAAGCGTTGGAATTGTTCAACTGCTTGATAAGAAGGTAATATCACTGACGGTGGAATACCCACTGTTTGATAAATTAAATTATTACCTTGAAGAAAATGATTACCCACTCGAAGGCACTGAGTACACTGATAAGGTTACCGTCAAAGTAGCCGTTGATGATGATAAAGTAGATAGTTTTCTCACCACCATCACTAATCTTTTGGCCGATAAATTTTCCAGTTCGATTGGTGAAACAAAAATCTTCGAAGTTGATTACCACAGAGAATAA
- a CDS encoding helicase-related protein yields MGRVDSLSQLITVAEPNAFSVPVKPLAWSGNLTSSQSECSKAIVNVVDNLQTHLLWAVTGAGKTEMIFAGIEKALLDRKRVAIASPRIDVINELYPRLKAAFPNTKICLLHGRTDTRYQYSQLTVCTTHQLLRFRRAFDLLIIDEVDVFPYAGNPQLHFAAGQAAKTRASRLYLTATPDDYLLKLIKKKKITTSYLPRRYHGYPLPEITVKKTTHLRQMIDQGKLPTAIIKIIKQIVGRQLLLIFVPKISDLSLVGRALALFSKDWRYETVHSADPQRIEKVQAMRDGKLDFLITTTILERGVTFRNLSVIVLNADNDIFGTPALVQIAGRVGRSADYPGGLVQFFVEQRTAKIKAAQMQIKKMNKMKNET; encoded by the coding sequence ATGGGGCGAGTTGATTCGTTATCACAATTGATAACTGTTGCTGAACCCAATGCGTTTTCTGTGCCCGTTAAACCGCTAGCTTGGAGTGGTAACTTGACTTCTTCTCAGAGTGAATGCTCAAAGGCGATAGTTAATGTAGTCGATAATTTACAAACTCATTTGTTGTGGGCGGTGACTGGGGCGGGAAAAACCGAAATGATCTTTGCAGGAATTGAGAAGGCTCTTCTTGATCGGAAGCGGGTGGCAATTGCTTCACCAAGAATAGATGTTATTAACGAACTTTACCCAAGACTGAAAGCTGCCTTTCCGAATACAAAAATATGTTTGCTTCATGGGCGGACAGATACTAGGTATCAATACTCCCAGTTAACGGTTTGTACTACTCACCAATTGTTGAGGTTTAGACGGGCATTTGATTTGCTTATAATTGATGAAGTTGATGTTTTTCCATATGCGGGTAATCCGCAACTTCATTTTGCGGCAGGCCAAGCGGCCAAGACACGTGCTAGTCGGTTGTATCTAACCGCAACACCTGATGATTACTTGTTGAAATTAATAAAAAAGAAGAAAATCACCACCAGCTATCTGCCCCGTCGTTATCACGGATATCCATTACCAGAAATCACTGTGAAGAAGACTACTCACTTGCGACAAATGATTGACCAAGGCAAACTCCCAACTGCAATCATCAAAATAATAAAACAAATTGTCGGTCGTCAGCTTTTGCTCATATTTGTACCGAAAATTAGTGATCTCAGTTTAGTTGGGAGGGCGTTAGCGTTGTTCTCTAAAGATTGGCGATATGAAACCGTCCACTCAGCCGATCCCCAAAGAATTGAAAAGGTGCAGGCGATGAGGGATGGAAAACTAGATTTTTTGATTACAACGACGATTTTAGAGCGGGGAGTTACCTTTAGAAATTTAAGCGTAATCGTTTTGAATGCGGACAATGATATCTTTGGAACGCCAGCCCTCGTTCAGATTGCTGGTCGAGTCGGTAGAAGTGCTGACTATCCAGGTGGATTAGTGCAATTTTTTGTTGAGCAACGAACTGCCAAAATTAAGGCAGCTCAAATGCAAATTAAAAAAATGAATAAGATGAAAAATGAAACTTAA
- a CDS encoding ComF family protein: MKLNICLVCGGILAPSFKLEDLFSVAGLNKRLVCSTCWSKFEYLPQRVTCQGCGRCIDESSRERICPDCTRWLVNEEMDFNNVALFAYNLWMKEYMHRYKFIGDYRLRLIFTQFIKNYIRTNYPNRNLVVVPVPVAPETSALRGFNQVQGLLEDVDYLEALHTIDSKKSPQSAKNRFERMSTSQPFALIQGCEKQIYDKNVLIVDDVYTTGRTIRHAATAVLMANPRKIMGLTLAR, translated from the coding sequence ATGAAACTTAATATTTGCTTGGTCTGTGGAGGAATATTAGCACCGTCATTTAAACTTGAGGATCTCTTTTCGGTGGCTGGCTTAAATAAGAGGTTAGTGTGCAGCACCTGTTGGTCAAAATTTGAATACTTACCCCAAAGAGTAACTTGTCAGGGGTGTGGTCGCTGTATAGATGAATCATCAAGAGAACGGATTTGTCCTGACTGTACTAGGTGGTTAGTTAACGAGGAGATGGATTTTAATAACGTGGCATTATTTGCCTATAATTTATGGATGAAAGAATATATGCACCGGTATAAGTTTATTGGCGATTACAGGTTACGGTTAATATTTACACAGTTTATAAAAAATTATATCCGCACAAATTATCCCAATAGAAATTTGGTTGTGGTACCGGTTCCTGTTGCACCAGAGACAAGTGCTCTTCGTGGATTTAACCAAGTGCAGGGATTACTCGAAGATGTTGACTATCTAGAAGCTCTACACACAATTGACAGTAAAAAATCGCCGCAATCTGCAAAAAATCGTTTTGAAAGAATGTCAACTAGTCAGCCATTCGCATTGATCCAGGGTTGTGAAAAACAAATATATGATAAAAATGTGTTGATTGTCGATGATGTATACACCACAGGGAGAACTATAAGACACGCAGCTACTGCGGTTTTGATGGCAAATCCTAGAAAAATTATGGGGTTAACATTAGCTAGATGA
- the hpf gene encoding ribosome hibernation-promoting factor, HPF/YfiA family encodes MLIFNIRGENIEVTQAIREYVEKRISKLEKYFDDDAKNTAHVNLKVYPNKQAKVEVTIPLPYLTLRAEEMSNDLYASIDLVTDKLERQIRKYKTKVNRKSREKGFKNLEFAPTTEPESDDDSKFDVVRTKRVSLKPMDNEEAILQMDMLGHDFFIYEDAETSGIDIVYRRNDGRYGLIETGD; translated from the coding sequence ATGTTAATTTTTAACATTCGGGGAGAAAATATTGAAGTAACGCAAGCAATTCGTGAGTATGTAGAGAAGCGGATTAGCAAGTTGGAAAAGTACTTTGACGACGATGCCAAGAATACCGCTCACGTAAACTTGAAGGTATATCCAAACAAGCAGGCCAAAGTAGAAGTTACAATTCCTTTGCCATACTTGACACTACGTGCGGAAGAAATGTCTAACGATCTTTATGCAAGTATTGATTTGGTAACTGACAAGTTGGAACGTCAAATCAGAAAGTATAAGACTAAAGTTAACCGCAAGTCTCGTGAAAAAGGTTTCAAGAACTTAGAGTTCGCACCAACTACTGAGCCAGAATCAGATGATGATTCTAAGTTTGATGTAGTAAGAACTAAACGAGTATCATTGAAACCAATGGATAACGAAGAGGCAATCCTTCAAATGGACATGTTGGGTCATGATTTCTTCATCTATGAAGATGCAGAAACTTCAGGAATCGACATTGTCTACCGTCGTAATGACGGCCGTTACGGTTTAATTGAAACGGGCGACTAA
- the secA gene encoding preprotein translocase subunit SecA, with protein sequence MRNVLKKWVESDKHELKRLSKMADEVGSYSKEYQELSDEELQAKTPEFKQRYQDGETLDDLLPEAFAVAREGAKRVLGLYPFHVQIMGGIVLHEGNIAEMKTGEGKTLTATMPVYLNALAGEGVHVVTVNEYLSQRDATEMGELYNWLGLTVGVNLTQMSPDEKREAYAADITYSTNSEIGFDYLRDNMVAYKEEMVQRPLNFAIVDEVDSILIDEARTPLIISGQATGTSQLYQSTDQFAKTLHEGEDFKVDLETKTVSLTDKGIEKGEKYFNLDNLYDTDNTALTHHLDQALRANFIMLRDKDYVVQDDEVLIVDSFTGRIMDGRRFSDGLHQAIEAKEGVTIQEESKTMANITYQNMFRMYKKLAGMTGTAKTEAEEFREIYNMEVISVPTNKPVVRVDEPDILYPNLQSKFEAVVNKIKELHEKGQPMLIGTVAVETSEYLSQRLDQENIPHVVLNAKNHAKEAEIVTNAGQKGAVTIATNMAGRGTDIKLGPGVVELGGLAVIGTERHESRRIDNQLRGRAGRQGDPGLSQFYLSLEDDLMLRFGSEKIKNFLESMNVEGEDAVIRSKMITKQVESAQKRVEGNNYDSRKNVLQYDDVMRQQREVIYGERQEVIEEDKSLKWVIMPMIERTVNRIVDLHTQGDKADWDLQTILDFAISAMVNPDQVSLDDLKGLSSDEIKEFLMGLATKVYDQKKEELYDESQMLEFEKVVILRVVDSHWTDHIDMMDQLRQSIGLRGYGQQNPLVEYQREGYKMFEEMIADIDYDATRLFMKAEIRQNMQR encoded by the coding sequence ATGCGAAATGTCTTAAAGAAATGGGTCGAAAGTGACAAGCACGAACTTAAACGACTCAGTAAAATGGCCGATGAAGTTGGGTCATATTCTAAAGAATATCAGGAACTTAGCGATGAAGAACTTCAAGCAAAAACCCCTGAATTCAAACAACGTTATCAAGATGGAGAAACACTTGATGACTTACTTCCTGAAGCCTTTGCCGTTGCTCGTGAAGGTGCTAAACGTGTGCTTGGACTTTATCCATTCCACGTTCAAATTATGGGAGGAATTGTTCTCCATGAAGGTAATATTGCTGAAATGAAGACTGGTGAAGGTAAGACACTTACTGCTACTATGCCAGTTTATTTGAATGCACTTGCTGGTGAGGGTGTCCACGTTGTTACTGTCAACGAATACCTATCACAACGTGATGCTACTGAAATGGGTGAACTTTATAACTGGTTAGGTTTAACTGTTGGAGTTAACTTAACTCAAATGAGCCCTGACGAAAAACGTGAAGCTTACGCAGCTGATATCACTTACTCAACTAACAGTGAAATTGGTTTTGATTATTTGCGTGATAACATGGTTGCTTATAAAGAAGAAATGGTTCAACGACCACTTAACTTTGCAATCGTTGATGAGGTTGATTCAATTTTAATTGATGAAGCTAGAACGCCATTAATTATTTCTGGACAAGCAACTGGAACTTCACAGTTGTACCAAAGCACAGATCAATTTGCTAAGACACTTCACGAAGGCGAAGATTTTAAGGTTGATCTTGAAACTAAGACAGTTTCATTGACAGATAAAGGAATTGAAAAGGGTGAAAAGTACTTCAACTTAGACAACCTTTATGATACTGACAATACTGCATTGACCCACCATTTGGATCAAGCATTGCGTGCCAACTTTATCATGCTTAGAGATAAAGACTACGTTGTTCAAGACGACGAAGTTTTGATTGTTGATTCATTTACTGGTCGAATCATGGACGGACGTCGTTTTTCTGACGGCCTTCACCAAGCAATTGAAGCCAAGGAAGGCGTTACTATCCAAGAGGAAAGTAAGACCATGGCTAACATTACTTACCAAAACATGTTCCGGATGTATAAGAAGTTAGCCGGTATGACTGGTACTGCTAAGACTGAAGCAGAAGAATTCCGTGAAATTTACAACATGGAAGTTATCTCTGTTCCAACTAACAAGCCGGTTGTTCGTGTTGACGAACCAGATATCTTATACCCTAACTTACAATCTAAGTTTGAGGCCGTTGTTAACAAAATTAAGGAACTTCATGAAAAGGGTCAACCAATGTTGATCGGTACTGTTGCTGTTGAAACTTCAGAATACCTTTCACAAAGACTTGACCAAGAAAATATTCCTCACGTGGTCTTGAACGCTAAGAATCATGCTAAGGAAGCTGAAATTGTTACCAATGCCGGTCAAAAGGGTGCGGTTACTATCGCTACCAACATGGCTGGTCGTGGTACTGATATTAAATTAGGACCGGGCGTTGTTGAACTTGGTGGTTTAGCAGTTATCGGTACTGAACGTCACGAGTCACGAAGAATTGATAACCAACTTCGTGGACGTGCAGGTCGTCAAGGTGATCCAGGATTGTCACAATTCTACTTGTCACTTGAAGATGACTTGATGCTTCGTTTTGGTTCTGAAAAGATTAAGAACTTCTTGGAAAGTATGAATGTTGAAGGCGAAGATGCCGTTATTCGTTCAAAGATGATTACCAAGCAAGTTGAATCTGCTCAAAAACGGGTTGAAGGTAATAACTACGATTCACGTAAGAACGTTCTTCAATACGATGATGTTATGAGACAACAACGTGAAGTTATTTACGGTGAACGTCAAGAAGTCATTGAAGAAGATAAGTCCCTCAAGTGGGTTATCATGCCAATGATTGAAAGAACTGTTAACCGAATCGTTGATCTTCACACCCAAGGAGATAAAGCAGACTGGGACTTACAAACTATTCTTGATTTCGCAATTTCAGCAATGGTTAACCCTGATCAAGTTTCATTAGACGACTTGAAGGGACTATCATCTGACGAAATCAAAGAATTCTTGATGGGTCTTGCTACTAAGGTTTACGACCAAAAGAAGGAAGAACTTTATGACGAGTCTCAAATGCTTGAGTTCGAAAAAGTTGTTATTCTTAGAGTTGTTGATTCACACTGGACTGATCACATCGATATGATGGATCAATTGAGACAATCAATTGGCTTACGTGGTTATGGTCAACAAAACCCATTGGTTGAATACCAACGTGAAGGTTACAAGATGTTTGAAGAAATGATTGCTGATATTGATTACGATGCAACCAGATTATTCATGAAGGCAGAAATTCGTCAAAATATGCAACGTTAA
- the prfB gene encoding peptide chain release factor 2 (programmed frameshift), whose translation MAFELSEAKKQLAEMQEAIAGFRRSLDFDALSESIEINESKMAEPGFWDNQNEAQKLIDETNQMKTKVDSYSHLKSESDDLSVMLDLIGEDSDSDMESEFVDQQDKLAKELSQYQLQLLLNEKYDHNNAILEIHPGAGGTESQDWGSMLLRMYTRWAESHNFKVEVLDYQVGDVAGINSVSLLISGTDAYGYLRSEKGVHRLVRISPFDSAARRHTSFASVDVMPELNDDVEIEINPDDLRIDVYRSSGAGGQHINKTSSAVRITHEPTGIVVASQAQRSQLQNRQTAMNMLKSKLYELEEQKKAEEKAKIEGEQLDIGWGSQIRSYVFHPYSMVKDHRTNHETANVNAVMDGDLDGFINAYLQWKLEQKNPD comes from the exons ATGGCCTTTGAACTAAGCGAAGCCAAAAAACAATTAGCTGAAATGCAAGAAGCCATCGCTGGCTTTAGGAGGTCTCTT GACTTTGATGCGTTAAGCGAAAGCATTGAAATTAACGAGTCCAAAATGGCAGAACCTGGATTTTGGGATAACCAAAATGAAGCCCAAAAGTTAATTGATGAAACTAATCAAATGAAGACGAAAGTTGATAGTTACTCGCACCTTAAAAGTGAGAGTGATGATTTATCAGTAATGCTTGATTTGATTGGTGAAGATTCTGATTCAGATATGGAAAGTGAGTTTGTTGACCAACAGGATAAACTTGCTAAGGAATTGAGCCAGTATCAATTGCAGCTGTTACTGAACGAAAAGTACGATCATAACAATGCCATCCTCGAAATTCACCCTGGTGCAGGTGGAACAGAATCTCAAGATTGGGGTTCAATGCTACTTAGAATGTATACTCGCTGGGCAGAGTCTCATAATTTTAAAGTAGAGGTTTTGGATTATCAGGTTGGGGATGTTGCGGGAATCAACAGTGTTTCACTATTGATTTCTGGTACAGATGCATACGGATATTTGAGGTCTGAAAAGGGTGTTCACCGATTGGTTAGAATTTCACCATTTGATTCGGCAGCAAGGAGACATACATCATTCGCTTCAGTTGATGTGATGCCTGAACTGAATGATGATGTGGAAATTGAAATTAACCCTGATGACCTAAGAATTGATGTTTATCGCTCTAGTGGTGCAGGTGGTCAGCATATTAACAAGACATCGTCAGCAGTTCGAATTACCCACGAACCAACAGGAATTGTGGTTGCTAGTCAGGCACAAAGATCACAGCTACAAAACAGACAAACGGCGATGAACATGTTGAAATCAAAGTTATATGAACTTGAGGAGCAAAAGAAGGCGGAAGAGAAGGCTAAGATTGAGGGAGAGCAACTTGATATTGGCTGGGGATCGCAGATCCGTTCTTACGTTTTTCATCCATATTCAATGGTCAAAGATCACCGAACCAATCATGAAACAGCTAATGTTAATGCGGTAATGGACGGTGATTTAGACGGGTTTATCAACGCATATTTGCAGTGGAAACTGGAACAAAAAAATCCAGATTAG
- a CDS encoding PDZ domain-containing protein yields MKILFLLLFFLLQPVLWLTVIRAGALFSNRVKRERKLFRSAIYEDFFEGRHLAKTMLLSGIVSSILGVVLLTMSAKWVVVYIGIELLSVVVLFFTSLPITVIAASAVIVSTLTIPNNLFGFSWLKSGLGTSLTAVPAANLTALLSIVVILNALYVKRVGGTYESPIIDRNKRNTKIAKYRFNESAVIPMLIVLPGDWFASHISFWPVFNYSGHTYTLFILPLLLGLRLTVKRGEFKETLALFSRNSMIIGLIGLISAVVTKFVPVLSFYPILLVWFMYVVNLYVIKLKDNQIDFEYSEVMDGVRVIGIKPETPAAKMNLVIGDVILEVNGSPVANETELYRAISLNSTYCKLKVRDRNDQLKVTETAIFKNSPHEIGIKTYSDYA; encoded by the coding sequence ATGAAAATTTTGTTTTTACTCCTGTTTTTCTTACTCCAACCAGTACTATGGCTGACAGTAATTAGGGCGGGAGCGCTTTTCTCGAACAGAGTAAAACGGGAAAGAAAATTATTTAGATCCGCAATCTATGAAGACTTTTTCGAAGGTCGTCATTTGGCTAAGACCATGTTGTTATCGGGAATCGTTTCATCAATCCTTGGTGTGGTATTACTGACCATGTCCGCTAAATGGGTGGTCGTGTACATAGGAATAGAATTACTTAGCGTGGTTGTTCTATTCTTTACCAGTTTGCCGATTACTGTAATTGCTGCAAGTGCGGTAATTGTTTCTACATTAACAATACCTAATAATTTGTTTGGCTTTAGCTGGCTAAAATCGGGGTTAGGTACGAGCCTCACTGCTGTACCAGCGGCTAACCTGACAGCTCTGCTAAGCATCGTGGTGATATTAAACGCTCTGTACGTCAAAAGAGTTGGTGGTACATACGAATCTCCAATAATTGATAGAAATAAACGGAACACCAAAATTGCAAAGTATAGATTTAATGAATCTGCAGTGATTCCAATGCTAATTGTCCTTCCTGGAGATTGGTTTGCTAGTCACATATCATTTTGGCCAGTATTCAATTACTCAGGTCATACGTATACATTATTTATCCTACCTTTGTTACTTGGACTTAGGTTGACTGTTAAGCGTGGCGAATTTAAGGAAACTCTAGCATTGTTCTCTAGAAATTCAATGATCATTGGGTTGATTGGGTTGATTTCTGCTGTTGTAACTAAGTTTGTACCAGTTCTTAGCTTTTATCCAATACTTTTGGTTTGGTTTATGTATGTGGTCAATTTGTATGTCATTAAGCTAAAGGATAACCAAATTGATTTTGAATATAGTGAGGTTATGGACGGAGTTCGGGTTATTGGAATTAAGCCGGAGACCCCCGCAGCAAAAATGAATTTGGTTATTGGTGATGTAATTCTAGAGGTTAATGGTAGTCCCGTTGCCAACGAAACGGAATTATATCGGGCGATTTCGCTTAATTCAACGTATTGTAAGTTGAAGGTAAGGGACCGCAATGATCAGTTAAAAGTAACCGAGACGGCAATTTTCAAAAATTCGCCACATGAAATTGGAATTAAAACATACTCAGATTACGCTTAA
- a CDS encoding response regulator transcription factor, translated as MKKVLVVDDEPSIVTLLEYNLKRENFEVESATNGTDALDKIENNNYSIVLLDLMLPEMSGEDVLKRIRMDRIETPVIVLTAKDTEFDRVFGLEMGADDYIAKPFSPREVIARINAVLRRYKAEKPQPANSEKADGDDHSAVGPFTIDTKQYRVLLNGKNLRLTPKEFELFEYLANHERQVFSREQLLSGVWGFDYSGQSRMVDIQIAHLREKIETDPKHPVYLKTVRGFGYEFVSGDE; from the coding sequence GTGAAAAAGGTACTAGTTGTAGATGACGAACCGTCGATTGTAACTTTGTTGGAATATAATTTAAAGCGCGAAAATTTTGAGGTTGAAAGTGCAACTAATGGAACTGATGCCTTAGATAAAATTGAAAATAACAACTATTCAATCGTGTTGTTAGATTTGATGCTTCCGGAAATGAGTGGGGAAGATGTTCTTAAACGAATTCGAATGGATCGGATTGAGACCCCAGTGATTGTTTTAACTGCCAAGGATACTGAGTTTGATAGAGTCTTTGGCTTAGAGATGGGTGCAGACGATTATATTGCGAAGCCATTTAGTCCGCGGGAAGTCATTGCCAGGATTAATGCGGTACTAAGACGTTATAAGGCAGAGAAACCCCAACCAGCAAATTCTGAAAAAGCTGATGGCGATGATCATAGTGCAGTGGGACCATTTACGATTGATACTAAGCAGTATCGAGTACTACTGAATGGCAAAAATTTAAGGCTAACACCAAAGGAATTTGAACTGTTTGAATATTTAGCTAACCATGAGCGCCAGGTATTCAGCCGTGAGCAATTGTTGTCAGGAGTGTGGGGATTTGATTACTCTGGTCAAAGTAGAATGGTTGATATTCAAATCGCCCACCTTCGGGAAAAAATTGAAACGGATCCCAAGCACCCTGTATATTTAAAGACTGTTCGTGGCTTTGGATATGAATTCGTGAGTGGAGATGAGTAA
- a CDS encoding PAS domain-containing sensor histidine kinase, producing the protein MLFTLSAVGFVGLLLGIITDNKAWQIIALLILGVTIIVFIGALIQNHRENRVIFRLQRAVKNLNLQTQAKPVLVRPDDEYKGLADEINELASAKDDEYQKSLAETTEIEKIINVLPVGVMVVDQAKDVIFANSQMEDILERQIKPEPHPYTLDIANYELLTMIDSVYSDHQSTRTEISEVSNDPKTIDVQVVYNRIKNSFHLVVIAYDISEVINIKQMQIDFLRNASHELKTPVTAISGFAKTLLDGAKDDPESLTEFLKIIDQQSDQLTSLINDVLTISHIQNHESNAAEPLLLRAFVDQEFKTQSNQIKAQNIQVENLIDEEFQVKIDSASLRRIVRNLISNAVKYNRPSGTISIDASRQGSFWYLNVKDTGIGISQKDLARIFERFYRSDESRNKQEVPGTGLGLSIVKELVDSLSGKITVRSQRGVGTTFTVRLPYID; encoded by the coding sequence TTGTTATTCACTCTCAGTGCGGTTGGGTTTGTTGGACTACTACTAGGAATTATAACCGACAATAAAGCATGGCAAATTATTGCATTGCTAATTTTAGGTGTCACGATAATTGTTTTTATCGGCGCATTGATTCAAAATCACCGTGAAAATCGGGTGATTTTTAGGCTTCAAAGGGCAGTAAAAAATTTAAACTTACAGACCCAAGCAAAGCCAGTCCTAGTTAGGCCTGACGATGAATATAAGGGCTTGGCTGACGAAATTAATGAGTTGGCATCTGCGAAGGATGACGAGTATCAAAAATCATTGGCCGAGACGACCGAAATTGAAAAAATTATTAATGTTCTCCCTGTTGGGGTAATGGTAGTTGACCAAGCAAAAGATGTCATCTTTGCGAATAGTCAAATGGAAGATATTTTGGAAAGGCAAATCAAACCAGAACCGCATCCGTACACTTTGGACATCGCTAATTATGAGTTGCTGACAATGATTGATAGTGTATATAGTGATCATCAATCAACTAGAACTGAGATCAGTGAGGTTTCTAACGACCCTAAAACAATTGATGTTCAAGTTGTTTATAACCGAATCAAGAATTCGTTTCATTTAGTGGTGATTGCTTATGACATTTCTGAAGTTATTAACATTAAGCAGATGCAAATTGATTTTTTGCGCAATGCTAGTCATGAACTGAAAACGCCGGTTACCGCAATTTCAGGATTTGCAAAAACTCTGTTGGATGGGGCTAAGGATGATCCTGAGAGCCTAACTGAATTTTTAAAAATAATTGATCAACAAAGCGACCAATTAACATCTCTGATTAATGACGTGCTAACAATTTCGCACATTCAAAATCATGAATCTAATGCAGCAGAGCCGTTGTTACTAAGAGCATTTGTGGATCAAGAATTTAAAACTCAAAGTAATCAAATAAAAGCACAAAATATTCAAGTTGAAAACTTAATCGACGAAGAGTTTCAAGTTAAAATTGATTCTGCATCCTTACGCCGAATCGTTCGAAATTTGATTTCAAACGCAGTTAAGTATAATCGACCATCGGGAACAATCTCGATTGATGCTAGTCGTCAGGGAAGTTTCTGGTACCTAAATGTCAAGGATACTGGAATTGGAATCTCTCAAAAAGATTTGGCAAGAATATTTGAGCGCTTTTATCGGTCGGATGAGTCGCGTAATAAACAGGAGGTTCCTGGTACAGGTTTGGGACTTTCCATTGTAAAAGAGTTGGTTGACTCGTTATCAGGTAAGATCACTGTGCGCAGTCAACGTGGGGTTGGAACAACTTTTACAGTTAGGTTGCCTTATATAGATTAA
- a CDS encoding phosphate ABC transporter substrate-binding protein PstS family protein, with protein MRKQTVIKICVGLLLVFGLTYAFATRDSSESNGESITAVGSTALQPLVEAASEEYISDHPGVFINVQGGGSGTGLSQIESGAVQMGNSDLFAEEKSGIDPKGLVDHKVAVVGVAPIVNKDTGVSNLTTEQLIKVFTGKVTNWRQVGGKNIPVTLINRSQGSGTRVTIEQYGLNGKESAVAQEQDSSGTVRQIVGTTPGAVSYVAFGYLNDSVKPLKLNGIAPTATNVKNNQWKIWSYEHIYTNGQPKGLTKTFLSFLKGKHIQEQLFQKLGYISVGDMEYQRSWNGKITKGSGE; from the coding sequence ATGCGGAAACAAACGGTTATTAAAATTTGTGTGGGTTTGCTACTTGTATTTGGGCTTACATACGCATTTGCCACTAGAGACAGTTCAGAAAGTAATGGGGAATCAATTACTGCTGTTGGCTCAACGGCACTTCAGCCTTTAGTAGAAGCTGCCAGTGAGGAATATATTTCTGATCACCCGGGCGTGTTTATTAACGTTCAGGGTGGCGGTTCTGGTACAGGACTTAGCCAAATTGAATCTGGTGCTGTGCAGATGGGGAATTCTGACTTATTCGCTGAAGAAAAAAGTGGAATCGATCCTAAGGGATTAGTTGACCATAAAGTTGCGGTTGTTGGGGTTGCTCCAATCGTGAATAAAGACACGGGTGTAAGCAATTTGACAACAGAACAACTAATTAAGGTGTTCACTGGTAAGGTTACAAATTGGCGCCAAGTCGGTGGTAAAAACATTCCGGTAACATTAATTAACCGTTCGCAAGGTAGTGGAACTCGAGTAACTATTGAACAATATGGCTTAAATGGTAAAGAAAGTGCTGTTGCCCAGGAACAAGATTCTTCGGGGACTGTTCGCCAAATTGTGGGGACTACTCCTGGTGCAGTTAGCTATGTAGCGTTTGGATATTTAAACGATTCTGTCAAACCACTTAAGTTAAACGGAATTGCTCCGACAGCTACAAACGTAAAAAATAACCAGTGGAAGATTTGGTCCTATGAACATATCTACACTAACGGCCAACCTAAGGGACTAACCAAAACATTCTTAAGCTTTTTGAAGGGTAAACACATTCAAGAGCAACTATTTCAAAAGTTAGGTTATATCTCCGTTGGGGATATGGAATATCAAAGGTCTTGGAACGGCAAAATAACGAAAGGTTCAGGTGAGTAG